CCGAGACGCTCACGAGCGGCGAGTCGAGCACCAGGCCGACGACCTCGGGCGCCGCCTGCGGCCAGCGCTCGAGCGCCTCGAGCGCTACTGCCCCGCCCATCGAGAGACCGTAGAGGACGACGCGGTCGTGCCCGCGCCTGGCGAGCTCGAGCGCTCCCACGAGGGCGTCCTGCCACTCGCTGGCGCCGTAGTGGTAGAGGCCATCCGGGCTCGGGTCGCTGGCGTCGTGGTTGCGGTAGGCCAGTGCCAGCACCGGCAGCCCCGCCTCGTGTAGCGCCTGGGTGAAGCGCAGCGTCTCGATCAGCTCGCCGCGCCGCCGCCCGTGAAGGAGGAGCACGGCCGTGCGCTGCTCACCGGGCACGTACCAGGCGCGCAGCTTGCCGACCGGCCCCTGCAACGTCAGGTCCTCGAAGGGCAGCCCCAGGTCCGTCAGCGGGTCGTGGCGGTAGTAGAAGTTGTCCATCCGCGCCGGGGCGCCCGCCGCCGGCGGTGTGCCACCAAGCAACTCGACCGCGCGGGTCACGACTCCACCCGCGTCGGAGAGCGTCTCGCCCAGCGCGGCGTAGCCGCCTTCCCACATGACGGCGTAGGTGCCTTGGAGCCGCGGGTTGGCGTGCTGCGCGGGTCGCGCCGCGCCATCCGCCGCGGTGTGACCGGCATCGTCACCGGCGGCGTGCCCCGGCAGCTCCGGCGCCGGGATCCCGACGGCGTAACGCCCGCCCCCCAGCTCCGCCACGGCCGTGAGCTCGAACTCCGGCATCAGCCCATAGGGGCTTGGCACGATCACGCGGCTGGAGAGGACCCAGCCGACGGCCGCCACGGCGGCGACCGCCAGGACGACCAGACCGACGAGCGACCAGGCGAGCACGGCGCGCCTCACCAGGCCACGGCGCCGTAGGTGTCCTCACGGTCGGGGCTCGTGGAGAAGATGCTCACCGGCACGCCCGTGCGCTCCTCGATGAGGGCAAGGTAGTCGAGCACCTCGCGGGGCAGGGCCTCGCGGCTGCCGAGCCCGCGCAGCTCCCCCCAGCCGGGCAGCTCCGCGTACACGGGGCCGTCGGGCCCGTGCTCAACGGCGACCCGCACCTCGTCGAGGCCGGAGAGCACGTCGAGCTTGGTCACGACCAGGCCGTCGAAGCCGTTGATCGCGCACGCGTACTCGAGCTGGGGGAGGTCCAGCCAACCGACGCGGCGCGGGCGGCCCGTAGTGGTGCCGTACTCGTCCCACTGGTTG
The nucleotide sequence above comes from Trueperaceae bacterium. Encoded proteins:
- a CDS encoding alpha/beta fold hydrolase is translated as MRRAVLAWSLVGLVVLAVAAVAAVGWVLSSRVIVPSPYGLMPEFELTAVAELGGGRYAVGIPAPELPGHAAGDDAGHTAADGAARPAQHANPRLQGTYAVMWEGGYAALGETLSDAGGVVTRAVELLGGTPPAAGAPARMDNFYYRHDPLTDLGLPFEDLTLQGPVGKLRAWYVPGEQRTAVLLLHGRRRGELIETLRFTQALHEAGLPVLALAYRNHDASDPSPDGLYHYGASEWQDALVGALELARRGHDRVVLYGLSMGGAVALEALERWPQAAPEVVGLVLDSPLVSVSAVVELGAEKAGMPLPATLTRLALLTARLRTGVDFGGLEQAAYAPAIGVPVLLIAGEDDSTVPIAAVDAFAAAVRSPLTYLRLPGVEHVEAWNHDPARYALWLREFLAGLQVRAAVD